The sequence TACCTTTTAATACATATATGATTGAAAGAAGCTGACAAGAAACCACGAAATGtagtgaattcatattattttagaGCAATTATTGTACTGGCTTTAATAGAATCCGTAGAGGGAACTACAAGAAATAGACAGGATATTACATCCAATGACATGTCAGATTGCAGCACTTTAGTGTGCTATTCTAACGAGcaatgtaaatatttattataaacatgactatttattgttttaatacataGTTGGTTTATGATTTAGAAAATCCTTTTAGTATCCTGTATGTTTAATTTAAGCATTGACTACGTATACCCGTTTCTTTGTACAATATCAAATACATGATTTCGAGTACCTGTATTTCTATTGAAACTTATCATTCATAACTAGTTTAAAGGTTATAATATTAGTTAAATCTTCTTATCAGGATATTATTCTATGTGGAGAAAATAGATCAGAATAATCTATTCATCATCGTAGTCAGATATCACTGTAACGACACAAtataatgatttaaataaaatctaatatTCACTTCCCAAAACATAGTTCTAAAGAAAAACTTACTCCTCGATGGTCATGTGGTTTAGGCATTATGTACGGACCTGGTTTAAAGGACCCACATTTGACAAATAAAATCTTAGCTGTGTAAGGTCTCATAGATCTGACAAATTTTAATCTAGGAATTGTCTCTCTATCGTGTTCCCCAGTTGATTCCATAATCTTATTGTCAACACTGTCGTTTTCCTGTTTCACAGTTTTAATTCTTTCAGGTTTTATCGATTGACGACTGTTTCTCTTAGGGGGATTCGGTTCCCACCTGTATAAACTGAAATCTGGTGCTGGTATATTCCATAAACACTTTGGAGAAGGAGCTGGCAAATGTAGTTTATGAGTGCTACTTCGTTTATTAAATGAAACTTTTGCTTCAATAAATGATTGTAGTGGAAATGTGAAACAAGGAAAATTGGTTACAATATTTTCTGACATATTTAAATCATGTTAGTAAAATAACTTTTTAGCACATTTGATCTAATACAACAAAACAGTGACTTCTCGAAGAGATTTAGAATGATTATATGCTTGGTCGGTTAAGCTGTCCTCAGTTAACCTTGCGTAAGTTCAATGATTTGATCGATAAACTAAATAAtagttaaaatatttatttaaattagcTTTCAAATTAATAAGTGAGTAGTTGAAAACTCCAATTGAtattatgaaaatgaaagatTGATTATTGGCAAGATACTGTACTTATTATAAGATGTAAATCTTTGTCTGTTGATTCTTGAAACCTCTCTGTCAGATGATATTCTTGACATAATTTGAGTGAAACGTATTTTCACAAACAATATAAAGATTAGAAAACTGTGAGAAAATCAAAGTCATTATTTCAAAATAGCCGAGATATTTGAAAGCTTCACTTCTTTTAAGTACAGTCCTATTAAGTCCCTGTAGAATTCTTGAGTCACCTAGGATATATATTACCATCCTTTTCGTAGGTGAAGCGTCAGCTCAATGTCTGGTGTTCACTAATCATTCTATTACACACTGTCTTATAGTCCGGATATTGTTGCCAACAAAGTCACGAGATAGACATGTTAGTTTAAGATCGGAAAACCATGACATAAcataaaattatgaaatcactGATTGTTGAAACTAACCGTCACAAAATACGGAGTCTTAATGCTTCGATTGCAGTCAATAATGAATGTCTACTGTTGAAAATGTTATATTTGCTATTGCTTAAGCTTAGAAACATAGACTTATTAGTTTTATATTTTCAGCTGAATTTTAAGTTTCAACATGATTTGATACTTTTAATTTCTCCACTTCATCTCTTCGTTTTGGGTTTTTTTAGTTCTAACTATCACATCTATACTGTTATTTTTACTCTTGTACAATAGAAATCCAGGAGCCTTATGTTGGTTTGTTGAAACGAAATTTTCCTATTGCAAACGTCTTTTGATCGAAAGATGTACGCTATGATATGAGATGTCCGAGTATGATTTCAATTACTGTACATTTCAGACGACCGttgatttttgtttttacttttaATACATTCTGAGGAAAAAACCATCGAAATAATTTGGTGTTCAGATTTTTTTAGTTTGTATTATTGTGTCTTGGTGTGGAAGGGTTACAAAATTATACAAACCCAGCAACGTGGCTTGAGGATCAGAGGCTGTATAAGGAACACATAAATTATGATGGGTAGTAGTagcaaaattatttttattacactaGCAGCTACCAAATGAGAAAGCTATGAGTTTCCATCAACTCCATGTATATTAATTGGTTTGCATTTCGTTTGCATTTCGTATTGGTAATAATCATAACCTAAGTTTTGACATATTCAATGGTCACTATGCAGCCATTTTAATGAATTCAACAAAAAATAGTATGTAGTAGTAATTTAAGTCGATTCAGTTGACTGTGAAGTTAGGAAATAGATTCGTTGTAAACGGACGCACATGATAGGATGTCAGATGGACAATAAAATCAGGCTGCACGTAGCTGATAAGTTATTTTTTACCCTCCTAACTGTTCTACGCGTCCAGTAATCAGTCATCATCAATACATGTACGTCTCTATTCGTTCTTTGACTTCATGTGCTTCTGTTTCTTACCTGCCTTGTTCATCGTCCACCAGAATGATATATACTCAAAATTGAAGAATAACTCCGCTTGTAGCTCTTCTATGGCTGCTGACGGTCCAGTTAAGTGAGGAAGATTAGACACGGGGTCAGTGACCCATACATTAGAAAACAATCTTGCTAGAAAGCACTGACCAGAATggacaaattaaaccatttaaactttgTCCTCCGAGTTGAagaaagaattatgacgcctcatggttaAAGCTGAGATTCTTCTAAAGTCACGAGACAGATGcaccttctaacaaccagagcaacaattaatataggtacgtAGAATGTCCGAACAATATTAAAGACGGAGAAGTTTAGTCAAACAGCTACGAAAATGAGGAGACATAACTTGACGGTTTTCGGAGCCAGTGAAACCCTTTGTACgcagctggacagaaaagaatAAATTCGGAAGAAATGCTACTGTATTGTGGCTACAAAGAGCAAAACGTTTCTCGCACACAAGAAGTTGTTCTGAAACACGAAATgaacttataggatgggaaatCCATGAATCCAAGAtaatcaaagcatccttcaaaacaaagaagaagggGATCCTAATGTATGTTATCCGATGCTATGCACTTACCAATGGTAGCAAGGAAGACGATgaagatcagttttatgaggAGCAGCAGTCAATCATGGCAAAGTGCCCCACAAAGGTcctgaccattctgataggAGATCTAAActccaaagtcggaatggacaataTTGAGTATGAAGATaacatgggacgacatggactaggtACTGGAAGAAACAAATGAGAATGATGAGATTTGCGAATCTGTGTGAATTCAACAAAGTGGTTATAGGCAGTACATTATTCCTCCACAAAACTACATTGGTTTTACGAGATCACATTACTCAGAACCAGACTAATCATATTTGGTTCAGTAAAAAATCCAGGTCACTGGAAGtcatgagaaccaggagaggatcTGACACAGCTTTAAATCACCACttggtggttgccaagatgaaactgaggCTAAAAAAGCTTTGGAAAACTAGACAAATAGCATTACAAAGTcccaatacagccttccttcaacatactgacaaactcaatgaattcaaga comes from Schistosoma haematobium chromosome 3, whole genome shotgun sequence and encodes:
- a CDS encoding hypothetical protein (EggNog:ENOG410VN5I), which encodes MSENIVTNFPCFTFPLQSFIEAKVSFNKRSSTHKLHLPAPSPKCLWNIPAPDFSLYRWEPNPPKRNSRQSIKPERIKTVKQENDSVDNKIMESTGEHDRETIPRLKFVRSMRPYTAKILFVKCGSFKPGPYIMPKPHDHRGLTPTNESKHPKFITTYEKDPMNLNFLKKTRQQIWGTNCENTVVRKLPSSFLKPLKQDKEWEKELYLPKDPYPNRERCFTRHRLQFRDPHEVFLDKVATKLEVLWRDRDDRIHLSRRNTFG